A section of the Methanosarcina mazei S-6 genome encodes:
- the nudC gene encoding NAD(+) diphosphatase, which yields MDIMTPTNRENPIHPKFIVGIEPPAGRTKKALWFIFRGRDILIKTHKNPGAIPRLLDIRELGLPVIREQYLGVLEGTDCFSIELPQDAKAPEGMEFVDLRQAYSEMSEGCFELVNKAVQVMEWDRTNQFCSRCGTKTSQKPGERGKECPECGELFYPRISPAVIVLIRKGSKILLARSPNFPPDMYSLIAGFVEPGESAEAAVEREIWEEVGIKVKNVTYFGTQAWPFPNSLMIGFTAEYDSGEIRPDGFEIEDAKWFSVNELPVLPGKISISRKLIDHFLKEEGLEV from the coding sequence ATGGACATTATGACCCCCACTAACAGGGAAAACCCTATTCATCCTAAGTTCATCGTAGGCATAGAACCGCCAGCCGGAAGGACCAAAAAGGCTCTCTGGTTCATTTTCCGGGGACGTGATATTCTTATTAAAACCCATAAAAACCCTGGAGCAATTCCCAGGCTGCTGGATATCAGGGAACTCGGGCTTCCTGTTATAAGGGAACAGTACCTTGGCGTACTTGAGGGGACAGACTGCTTTTCTATTGAACTTCCACAGGACGCTAAAGCTCCGGAAGGTATGGAGTTTGTTGACCTCAGGCAGGCATATTCCGAGATGAGTGAGGGGTGTTTTGAGCTTGTGAACAAAGCAGTTCAGGTAATGGAATGGGACAGGACAAACCAGTTCTGCAGCAGGTGCGGAACAAAGACCTCGCAGAAACCGGGAGAAAGAGGAAAGGAATGCCCTGAATGCGGAGAGCTTTTCTATCCCAGAATTTCGCCTGCTGTTATAGTGCTTATAAGAAAGGGCAGTAAAATCCTGCTTGCAAGGTCTCCCAACTTCCCTCCTGACATGTACAGCCTTATAGCAGGCTTTGTCGAGCCAGGCGAATCGGCTGAAGCGGCGGTTGAAAGGGAAATCTGGGAAGAGGTCGGTATCAAAGTAAAAAATGTAACTTACTTCGGGACACAGGCATGGCCTTTCCCAAATTCCCTGATGATCGGCTTTACCGCAGAATATGATTCAGGAGAGATTCGGCCAGACGGGTTTGAAATCGAGGACGCAAAATGGTTTTCAGTAAACGAACTGCCTGTGCTTCCGGGAAAGATCAGCATTTCAAGGAAACTGATTGATCATTTCCTCAAAGAAGAGGGGCTGGAAGTTTAA
- a CDS encoding type II toxin-antitoxin system RelE family toxin, with translation MAFDFMYFLKIRSELDSKFEKLAKKNKKQLEIILAKADEILENPHRYKNLKAPMNHLKRVHIDKHFVLVFSIDEESRSVTLEDYDHHDKIY, from the coding sequence ATGGCCTTTGATTTTATGTATTTCTTAAAAATCAGATCGGAACTTGATAGTAAATTTGAAAAACTAGCAAAAAAGAATAAAAAACAACTTGAAATTATTTTAGCTAAAGCAGATGAGATCCTGGAAAATCCACATCGATACAAAAATCTAAAAGCTCCGATGAACCATTTAAAAAGAGTGCATATCGATAAACATTTTGTATTAGTCTTCTCTATTGATGAGGAATCAAGGTCTGTAACCCTGGAAGATTACGATCATCACGATAAAATATACTGA
- a CDS encoding EFR1 family ferrodoxin (N-terminal region resembles flavodoxins. C-terminal ferrodoxin region binds two 4Fe-4S clusters.) has protein sequence MEIESVKLVYFSPTGTTKAVVQSIAHGINPGTVELIDITRPDARKQPLVTSENELLVIGVPVYMGRVPALLNEWLNAIQARNTPTVCVVVYGNRVYDDALLELKNTVMKCGCIPIACAAYIGEHSFSNSETPTAEGRPDKDDLHHAEAFGQKICEKLQSVPSISQVSDVHVPGTYPYGGVTKLWTVDFIVVSDECTQCGTCAEVCPVGAVDAENSRLIDIEKCITCCACIKNCPQSARTMKPGLVKDASVRLHTLYSQRKEPEFFI, from the coding sequence ATGGAAATAGAATCTGTGAAATTAGTCTATTTTTCACCCACCGGAACAACAAAGGCAGTTGTTCAGAGCATTGCTCATGGCATTAATCCGGGCACCGTGGAATTAATTGATATTACCAGACCGGATGCAAGAAAACAACCATTAGTGACCTCAGAAAATGAATTGCTTGTTATAGGAGTTCCCGTTTATATGGGCAGAGTGCCGGCATTATTAAACGAATGGCTGAATGCAATCCAGGCTCGTAATACACCGACGGTCTGTGTTGTTGTTTATGGTAACCGTGTGTATGATGATGCACTGCTCGAACTAAAAAATACTGTAATGAAATGCGGGTGTATTCCCATTGCCTGTGCAGCATATATCGGGGAACACTCATTCTCAAATTCCGAGACGCCAACAGCAGAGGGACGTCCAGATAAAGATGATTTACATCACGCAGAAGCATTTGGACAGAAAATATGTGAAAAACTGCAATCCGTTCCATCAATCTCTCAGGTTTCCGATGTGCATGTGCCTGGCACTTATCCTTATGGAGGAGTTACAAAATTGTGGACTGTTGATTTTATCGTGGTCAGTGATGAGTGTACCCAGTGCGGGACCTGTGCAGAGGTTTGTCCAGTTGGTGCTGTTGATGCGGAAAATTCCCGCTTGATTGATATAGAAAAATGCATTACCTGCTGTGCGTGTATCAAAAACTGCCCGCAAAGTGCCAGAACTATGAAACCCGGACTGGTAAAGGACGCATCAGTGCGCCTCCATACACTCTACAGCCAGCGGAAGGAACCTGAATTTTTTATCTAA
- a CDS encoding TetR/AcrR family transcriptional regulator — MGIADRRQREKEQRKTEIIDAAERLFFSRNYEDVSMEDIAREVELNKATIYLYFKNKEALYATIVLRGIEILKEKYTECMEKEAPGIVKVALMGQAYYQFSQEYPDYLRMIHFYGSERFSKENPCTAEIGKGYGTCRLILRDAIKEGIYDGTIRADLDPFLTSMYLMISFMGILSMENKWKIVIEAEGFSYEQYTSEFFRFIIPAISSEPHKMDVKDFESSGFFLTEPAEPEKKRKKS, encoded by the coding sequence ATGGGAATCGCAGATAGGAGACAACGAGAAAAAGAACAGCGAAAAACCGAGATCATCGATGCAGCCGAGCGTCTCTTTTTTTCCCGAAATTATGAAGATGTTTCCATGGAAGACATCGCCCGTGAGGTTGAACTGAATAAGGCTACCATTTATCTATATTTTAAAAATAAGGAGGCACTTTACGCTACTATCGTACTCCGTGGTATCGAGATCCTGAAGGAGAAATACACAGAGTGCATGGAAAAAGAGGCTCCGGGAATTGTCAAGGTAGCCCTGATGGGCCAGGCCTATTATCAGTTTTCACAGGAATACCCGGATTATCTTCGTATGATCCATTTTTATGGTTCTGAGCGTTTTTCAAAAGAAAACCCGTGTACCGCAGAGATTGGAAAGGGGTACGGTACCTGCCGGCTGATCCTTCGGGATGCGATCAAGGAGGGTATCTATGACGGTACAATCCGGGCCGATCTCGATCCGTTTCTGACCTCGATGTACCTTATGATCTCCTTCATGGGTATCCTGTCAATGGAAAATAAATGGAAAATAGTGATCGAGGCTGAGGGGTTCAGCTACGAGCAGTACACCAGTGAATTTTTCCGGTTCATCATTCCTGCTATCTCTTCCGAACCTCACAAAATGGATGTAAAAGATTTCGAATCATCTGGGTTCTTTTTAACCGAGCCTGCAGAACCTGAGAAAAAGAGAAAAAAATCTTAA
- a CDS encoding RNA-guided endonuclease InsQ/TnpB family protein, with protein sequence MLKVLRYRVYPTKAQKTTMNNTLELCRWTYNETLALRKDAWESEQKNIGYYDSKKMIPEWKKEKPELKTVHSQVLQEVIKRVDLAFQAFFRRVKTGEKAGYPRFRGYGRYDSFTYTQSGFSLDSDRLTLSKIGDIKIKLHRPVEGEIKRLNVRKMPTGKWFVSFLVETDTPLELQKTGLSVGVDVGIKSFLTLSDGNYVPNPRFFVTEEKFLAKVQRKLSKLEKGTPERAKALKAVQRVHERISNKREDFVQKVSLNLVRNYDLITFEDLNIKGMIKNHKLAKHIADVAWNKLVTITSYKAEWAGKRVELVNPCNTSQMCSGCGEIVKKELSERIHSCPYCGLTLDRDHNAAINIMRLGLQSLQNSGRCPSLQ encoded by the coding sequence ATGTTAAAAGTGCTTCGGTATAGAGTCTATCCTACAAAGGCTCAAAAAACAACTATGAATAATACTCTTGAGCTTTGTAGGTGGACATATAACGAGACACTTGCACTCAGGAAAGATGCATGGGAGTCAGAGCAAAAGAATATAGGGTACTATGATTCTAAGAAAATGATCCCTGAATGGAAAAAAGAAAAACCTGAATTGAAAACAGTTCATTCACAGGTATTACAGGAAGTAATCAAGAGAGTAGATCTTGCCTTTCAAGCCTTTTTCCGTAGAGTTAAAACAGGAGAGAAGGCAGGCTATCCTAGATTCAGAGGATACGGAAGGTATGATAGTTTTACCTATACTCAATCAGGCTTTTCTCTGGATTCTGATAGGTTAACACTATCAAAAATAGGTGATATTAAAATCAAATTACATAGACCAGTAGAAGGTGAAATTAAAAGACTCAATGTTCGTAAGATGCCTACAGGAAAATGGTTTGTTTCTTTTCTGGTTGAAACTGATACTCCTTTGGAATTACAAAAAACAGGATTATCAGTAGGTGTAGACGTAGGTATCAAGAGCTTCTTAACGCTTTCTGATGGTAATTATGTACCTAATCCTAGATTCTTTGTTACAGAAGAAAAGTTTCTGGCAAAAGTCCAAAGAAAACTCTCCAAACTTGAAAAAGGAACACCTGAAAGAGCAAAAGCCTTGAAAGCTGTTCAACGTGTTCACGAAAGAATCTCAAACAAGAGAGAGGATTTTGTACAGAAAGTAAGTCTTAATCTGGTCAGGAATTATGACCTGATTACTTTTGAAGATTTGAACATTAAAGGTATGATTAAAAACCACAAACTAGCAAAACACATAGCTGATGTTGCATGGAATAAGCTTGTAACTATCACGTCTTACAAGGCAGAATGGGCTGGTAAACGTGTAGAGCTTGTCAATCCATGTAATACATCACAAATGTGCTCTGGATGCGGTGAAATAGTTAAAAAAGAACTATCAGAGAGAATACACAGTTGTCCTTACTGTGGTCTTACTCTTGATAGAGATCACAATGCCGCTATTAACATTATGAGATTGGGATTACAATCTCTCCAGAATTCTGGTAGATGCCCGTCACTTCAGTGA
- a CDS encoding calcium-transporting P-type ATPase, PMR1-type, with product MYHDEAADAVLKTLDTSETGLSSGEAENRLEKYGKNELKEEEKTSAVKLFLSQFKSFLILILIVAALFSAFLGELVDALVILFTVFLAGVLGFVQEYRAEESIKLLKSLTSPEALVVRDGKEVKVPSSLLVPGDILILQAGDRIPADARLLEAQSLKIDESSLTGESVPVEKSIKILLPETPQPDRKNMAYTGTSVTYGRGKAVITATGMSTAFGKLAGLLGEIERERTPLQEKLDQFGRWLGAATLIVVAFVAVLGIFKGFDPFEMFLWGVALAVAAIPEALPAVVTVGLALGVRRMVKRHALVRKLPSVETLGSTNIICTDKTGTLTQNKMTVEKVYVNGTMLSVTGNGYEPVGDFFKEGQPVSEDIHLHKLLVTGALCNDAGLVEEEGIGDIIGDPTEGALVVAAAKKGIWRPDLELGHRRIGEVPFSSERKMMTTLNASEEGLYAYSKGAPEVILGCCTKIFLGGQEKELTPEIRKEILDTVNEMANQTLRVMGFAYRQVPENIVPENAEREMVFAGLMGMRDPPREEVKVAIATCTDAGIRTVMITGDHKTTAFAIAREIGIYREGDLVLTGTELDALGDKEFEDMVEKVSVYARVYPEHKLKVVNALKKKGYIVAMTGDGVNDAPALKAADMGIAMGITGTEVSKEASSMILTDDNFASIVSAVEEGRNILKNIKNFIAYGLTCHIGVVLIVLVGVLAWQILPVIAVQILWINLITDGLPPMALSLEAPDRGLMKQKPRKSTEGLVSRRMLIASLGLGALIAVQSLGVLSWALEEGMPLPKIQTLIFTLVVISLMFNAFNWRSDRLSVFSLGIFTNWPLIYAILSTVLLQLAAIYVPVLQTAFRTVPLSLSDWGMIIPLASTTLIVMEVAKYLERRAHR from the coding sequence ATGTATCATGATGAAGCCGCTGACGCGGTTCTAAAAACCCTGGACACATCCGAAACCGGACTGAGTTCGGGAGAAGCAGAAAACAGACTTGAAAAATATGGAAAAAACGAACTTAAAGAAGAAGAAAAAACATCTGCAGTAAAACTTTTTCTTTCTCAGTTCAAAAGTTTCCTGATTCTCATTTTAATTGTTGCAGCGCTGTTTTCTGCCTTCCTTGGAGAGCTTGTAGATGCCCTTGTTATTCTGTTCACAGTATTCCTTGCAGGAGTTCTTGGTTTTGTCCAGGAATACAGGGCAGAAGAATCTATCAAGCTTCTAAAATCACTGACCAGCCCCGAAGCTCTTGTGGTAAGGGACGGGAAGGAAGTAAAAGTCCCTTCTTCCTTACTTGTCCCGGGAGATATCCTTATTTTGCAGGCAGGGGACAGAATACCTGCAGATGCCAGACTGCTTGAGGCTCAGTCTCTTAAAATCGACGAATCTTCTCTCACAGGAGAATCTGTTCCTGTAGAAAAAAGCATCAAAATTCTTCTTCCCGAAACTCCGCAGCCTGACAGGAAAAATATGGCTTATACCGGAACTTCGGTTACCTATGGCAGGGGGAAAGCAGTAATTACGGCAACAGGCATGAGTACTGCTTTTGGAAAACTTGCCGGTCTCCTGGGAGAAATCGAAAGGGAAAGAACCCCTTTGCAGGAAAAGCTCGACCAGTTCGGGCGCTGGCTTGGAGCCGCAACTCTTATTGTTGTTGCTTTTGTAGCAGTGCTCGGAATCTTTAAGGGCTTTGATCCTTTTGAGATGTTTCTCTGGGGCGTTGCACTCGCAGTTGCAGCAATTCCCGAAGCTCTCCCTGCGGTTGTGACTGTGGGACTTGCTCTCGGGGTCAGAAGAATGGTCAAGAGGCATGCCCTTGTGAGAAAATTGCCTTCCGTAGAAACCCTCGGCTCTACCAACATTATCTGTACGGACAAAACCGGGACGCTCACCCAGAACAAGATGACCGTTGAGAAGGTGTATGTAAACGGGACCATGTTGAGTGTTACAGGTAACGGATATGAGCCCGTGGGAGACTTTTTCAAGGAAGGCCAGCCTGTTTCTGAAGACATACATCTTCATAAGCTGCTGGTAACAGGAGCTCTCTGCAATGATGCGGGATTGGTCGAGGAGGAAGGAATAGGGGATATTATTGGAGATCCCACTGAGGGCGCCCTTGTAGTTGCGGCAGCCAAAAAAGGGATCTGGAGACCTGATCTTGAGCTAGGTCACAGGCGTATCGGAGAAGTTCCGTTTTCTTCCGAAAGAAAGATGATGACTACCCTGAACGCTTCAGAAGAAGGTCTGTATGCATATTCTAAAGGAGCTCCGGAAGTCATTCTTGGCTGCTGTACGAAAATTTTCCTTGGAGGGCAGGAGAAGGAGTTAACCCCTGAAATTAGGAAGGAAATCCTGGATACCGTAAATGAGATGGCAAACCAGACTCTCAGGGTGATGGGTTTTGCTTACCGTCAGGTTCCTGAGAATATAGTTCCTGAAAACGCTGAACGGGAGATGGTGTTTGCCGGGCTCATGGGCATGCGTGACCCACCCAGAGAAGAGGTAAAGGTTGCGATTGCCACCTGTACTGATGCAGGAATCAGGACTGTAATGATTACTGGAGACCACAAAACAACCGCCTTTGCTATTGCAAGAGAGATAGGGATTTACCGGGAAGGGGACCTTGTCCTTACAGGCACGGAACTGGACGCCCTTGGAGACAAAGAATTCGAAGACATGGTGGAGAAGGTTTCGGTCTATGCAAGAGTGTATCCCGAGCATAAGCTGAAGGTTGTTAACGCCCTCAAGAAAAAAGGCTATATCGTTGCAATGACCGGGGACGGAGTAAACGATGCCCCTGCCCTGAAAGCCGCAGATATGGGTATTGCAATGGGAATTACCGGAACCGAAGTCAGTAAGGAAGCTTCCAGCATGATCCTGACAGATGACAATTTCGCATCCATTGTTTCCGCAGTTGAAGAGGGCCGAAATATATTGAAGAATATCAAAAACTTTATTGCTTACGGCCTTACCTGCCATATAGGAGTTGTCCTGATTGTCCTTGTCGGAGTGCTTGCCTGGCAGATCCTGCCTGTAATTGCAGTCCAGATCCTCTGGATCAACCTTATCACAGATGGGCTTCCTCCAATGGCGCTTTCTCTGGAAGCTCCTGACAGGGGGCTTATGAAGCAGAAACCCAGAAAATCTACAGAAGGACTGGTTTCCAGGAGAATGCTCATAGCGAGCCTTGGATTGGGAGCCCTTATTGCAGTCCAGTCTCTTGGAGTTCTTTCCTGGGCTCTTGAAGAAGGAATGCCTCTTCCAAAGATCCAGACTCTGATCTTTACCCTGGTTGTGATTTCTCTGATGTTCAACGCGTTTAACTGGCGTTCTGACAGGCTATCGGTCTTTTCCCTGGGAATTTTCACAAACTGGCCCCTGATCTATGCCATCCTGAGCACTGTGCTTCTGCAGCTTGCAGCAATTTATGTCCCTGTTCTGCAGACAGCTTTCAGGACTGTACCTCTCTCGCTTTCGGATTGGGGAATGATCATTCCTCTGGCTTCTACCACTCTTATAGTCATGGAAGTTGCTAAATATCTGGAACGAAGAGCCCACAGGTAA
- a CDS encoding DUF2683 family protein translates to MVQAIINIDERTNRILNIIKAKYGLKDKSAAINKMAEEYEEEILEPELKPEYIEKLKKIEKQEAIEVGTVENLRKRYGL, encoded by the coding sequence ATGGTTCAAGCGATAATAAACATTGATGAGCGCACTAATCGAATTTTGAATATTATCAAGGCCAAATACGGTTTAAAAGATAAAAGTGCCGCTATTAATAAAATGGCTGAAGAGTATGAAGAAGAGATTTTAGAGCCAGAGTTAAAACCTGAGTACATTGAAAAATTAAAGAAAATAGAAAAACAGGAAGCTATAGAAGTAGGCACTGTTGAAAATTTAAGGAAACGATATGGCCTTTGA
- a CDS encoding CatA-like O-acetyltransferase: MGNRYHIIDLETWKRKEYCQIYRTAVQPQYCVSFELDVTNFKKHVKENNLSFTMAFIFAVTKCANEIEEFRYRFLDGEVVLYESIDASLTYLDKETELFKVVNVPMQDTIEEFVQLATVTAENQKEHFTGPVENDVYQFSALPWITFTHISHTDFGNREKAQPTFDWGKYHKKEGKLMMPFAVQVHHAFVDGIHIGKLADKLQRYMDEV; this comes from the coding sequence ATGGGAAACAGATACCATATAATAGATCTCGAAACCTGGAAAAGAAAAGAGTATTGTCAAATATACAGGACTGCGGTACAGCCTCAATATTGTGTGAGTTTTGAGCTTGATGTGACGAATTTTAAAAAGCACGTTAAAGAAAATAACTTATCATTTACAATGGCGTTTATATTTGCTGTTACGAAATGCGCAAATGAAATTGAGGAATTTCGGTATCGTTTTCTTGATGGTGAAGTTGTATTGTATGAATCGATTGATGCCTCACTTACATATCTTGATAAAGAAACAGAATTATTTAAGGTAGTAAATGTTCCCATGCAGGACACAATTGAGGAGTTTGTACAACTGGCAACCGTAACGGCAGAAAATCAAAAAGAGCATTTTACCGGACCTGTTGAAAACGATGTATATCAATTCTCTGCCCTGCCGTGGATAACGTTTACACATATTTCGCACACGGATTTCGGAAACAGGGAAAAAGCTCAACCCACATTTGACTGGGGAAAATATCATAAAAAAGAAGGCAAACTTATGATGCCTTTTGCAGTCCAGGTCCATCACGCATTTGTTGATGGTATTCACATTGGCAAACTTGCGGATAAGCTGCAGAGATACATGGATGAAGTGTAG
- a CDS encoding pentapeptide repeat-containing protein has product MLESRIIAAQSDDSYIERMRFEGDILSDVDIARIEFESVQFIQCQFSKCDFSKASFYNSVFDNCNFANCIFMESYWKGSRILTCKGDGSNFSKSHMKETFLADGSFRYADFSSSLMENCSIRDCNFTEAFLSEIRLKKPTLKAVNFAGADFFKTLLKGIDLSDCIIDGITVSDTRNELRGAIVNAGQAIELAARVLGIKIV; this is encoded by the coding sequence ATGTTGGAAAGCAGAATTATAGCCGCACAATCTGATGACAGTTATATAGAAAGGATGCGCTTTGAAGGCGATATACTTTCGGACGTCGATATTGCAAGGATAGAATTTGAATCGGTACAGTTTATACAATGCCAGTTCAGCAAATGTGATTTTTCAAAAGCCAGCTTTTACAATTCGGTGTTTGATAACTGCAATTTTGCAAACTGCATTTTTATGGAAAGCTACTGGAAAGGCTCCAGAATATTAACATGCAAGGGTGATGGCAGCAACTTCAGCAAGAGCCATATGAAAGAAACCTTTTTAGCGGACGGTTCCTTTCGGTACGCAGATTTTTCAAGTTCCTTAATGGAAAACTGCTCCATTCGCGACTGCAATTTCACGGAAGCCTTCTTATCCGAGATTCGGTTAAAGAAGCCCACGCTGAAAGCGGTTAATTTCGCAGGAGCGGATTTCTTTAAAACCTTACTTAAAGGTATTGATTTATCTGATTGTATCATTGACGGGATCACAGTATCCGATACACGCAACGAACTCAGAGGGGCTATAGTCAATGCCGGGCAAGCAATAGAACTTGCTGCGCGGGTTCTGGGAATCAAAATTGTCTGA
- the tnpA gene encoding IS200/IS605-like element ISMma22 family transposase has protein sequence MAGKEHWISARGCVYNTNYHFVWSTKYRRKVLIGKIAEDLKELHEQIAKEKGVTLVTQEVMPDHVHLFIIMHPKFAPADIVKIFKGITAKKLFEMHPEIKSRLWNGHLWNPSYYVGTCGDTTKETVKMYIETQKVK, from the coding sequence ATGGCAGGAAAAGAACATTGGATAAGTGCAAGAGGTTGTGTATATAACACAAATTACCATTTCGTATGGTCTACAAAATATAGAAGAAAAGTCCTTATTGGAAAAATAGCTGAAGATCTGAAAGAGCTTCACGAACAGATAGCAAAAGAAAAAGGTGTAACTCTTGTCACTCAAGAAGTAATGCCGGATCATGTGCATCTTTTCATTATCATGCATCCCAAGTTTGCACCTGCTGATATTGTGAAAATATTCAAAGGAATTACTGCAAAGAAACTCTTTGAAATGCATCCTGAAATAAAGAGCAGATTATGGAATGGTCATCTCTGGAATCCGTCTTATTATGTTGGAACATGTGGAGATACAACAAAAGAAACTGTAAAAATGTATATTGAAACTCAAAAGGTGAAATGA
- a CDS encoding pentapeptide repeat-containing protein produces MRSYLTQYNKNIKRYTPILKRNIERFIENCHYKINKYKRPLSLIVFVIFIFATLFFLKYVYNYLYSLVFYYPIDKVSQYNLTNMTQNAILENQYRATSVQLVATVGQIFGGIVILIGTYVAWGNLTVAREGQITERFTRAVDQLGNQAQEIRLGGVHALGRISRESKKDYSTIMTILTDYVRINSNIYNHSENKHPKYESFSMDILANKTTTSGILDGIISTDIQAALKVIGERKSFFNGKDKHLDLRETFLRGADLSDLHLEGAYLSWANLEKAMLFGTHLNDAYLRGTNLKFAKLNTAELRGAHLEQADLSRANLTLAHLEEANLEEAILKYTILEAAHLEKANLKGTNLEKAILVITHLEGAMLDGANLRGAILRLTHLQGAQLGGANLEGAYLGGAFLEKAFFGKANLKGADLSDADLKEAILGSTNLENAKLWHANLEKANLLDAKICKADLLGVNLKGAFLYKADLRGAKLLGVDLEEAHLTEANLEGADLQAVNLKEASLDRANLSGVNFENARLDNADLKGADLRKARNLSIDQLSKVKSLDGAKIDENLRRSLEEKDPEKYQTLIKKPSYYNYE; encoded by the coding sequence GTGAGATCTTATCTTACTCAGTATAATAAAAATATAAAAAGGTACACGCCTATTTTGAAAAGAAATATAGAAAGATTTATTGAAAACTGTCACTACAAAATAAATAAATATAAAAGACCTTTATCACTGATTGTTTTTGTTATTTTTATTTTTGCTACTCTTTTTTTTCTAAAATATGTCTATAATTATTTGTATAGTTTAGTATTCTATTATCCCATAGATAAAGTATCTCAGTATAATCTAACTAACATGACGCAGAATGCCATTCTAGAAAATCAGTATCGTGCTACCTCTGTCCAATTAGTTGCTACTGTAGGTCAGATATTCGGTGGCATTGTTATCTTAATTGGAACTTATGTTGCTTGGGGAAATCTAACCGTTGCTAGGGAGGGGCAGATAACGGAGAGATTTACTCGGGCTGTAGACCAACTCGGAAATCAAGCACAAGAGATTAGATTAGGCGGAGTACATGCTCTCGGGAGAATTTCAAGAGAATCTAAGAAAGATTATTCGACTATAATGACAATTCTAACAGATTATGTTAGAATAAACTCTAATATTTACAACCATTCAGAAAATAAACATCCGAAATACGAGTCTTTTTCAATGGATATTCTAGCCAACAAAACTACAACAAGTGGGATTCTGGATGGAATAATATCAACAGATATTCAAGCAGCTCTTAAAGTGATCGGAGAACGTAAATCTTTCTTTAACGGAAAAGATAAACATCTAGACCTTAGAGAAACTTTTCTCAGAGGAGCTGATCTTTCAGATCTACATCTTGAAGGAGCTTACCTAAGTTGGGCTAACCTTGAAAAGGCTATGCTTTTTGGAACTCACCTGAATGACGCTTATCTTAGAGGGACTAATCTTAAATTTGCTAAACTTAATACAGCTGAACTAAGAGGAGCTCACTTAGAGCAAGCTGATCTTTCAAGAGCTAATCTTACACTTGCTCATCTTGAAGAGGCTAACCTTGAAGAGGCTATTTTAAAATACACTATACTGGAAGCTGCTCACCTCGAAAAAGCTAATCTTAAAGGAACTAATCTTGAAAAAGCTATCCTTGTAATAACTCATCTTGAAGGAGCTATGCTTGATGGAGCCAATCTTCGCGGAGCCATACTTAGATTAACTCATCTTCAAGGGGCACAACTTGGTGGTGCTAATCTTGAGGGAGCTTACCTGGGTGGTGCATTCCTTGAAAAAGCTTTCTTCGGCAAGGCTAACCTAAAAGGAGCTGATCTATCGGATGCAGATTTAAAGGAAGCTATTCTTGGATCTACTAATCTTGAAAATGCAAAACTATGGCATGCAAATCTTGAAAAGGCTAACCTATTAGATGCTAAAATTTGCAAGGCTGATCTTTTAGGAGTTAATCTTAAAGGGGCTTTTCTTTATAAAGCCGACCTTAGAGGAGCTAAACTATTAGGGGTCGATCTTGAAGAAGCTCATCTTACTGAAGCCAATCTTGAAGGAGCTGACCTTCAAGCAGTTAACCTTAAAGAAGCTAGCCTTGACCGAGCTAACCTTTCAGGAGTTAACTTTGAAAATGCTCGTCTTGACAATGCCGATCTTAAAGGAGCTGATCTTAGAAAAGCTCGCAACTTGTCCATTGACCAGCTTTCTAAAGTAAAATCATTAGACGGGGCAAAAATTGATGAAAATCTTCGCAGATCACTAGAAGAGAAAGATCCAGAGAAATACCAAACCCTTATTAAAAAACCTAGTTACTATAACTATGAATAA